The Polaribacter sp. MED152 region CATTGCAGGTGCAGAAGGAGATTATGTGTATCAAGGAGACCCTCAAAAATGGAAAACCTTTGCCAATACTTTAAGATTAAGAATGGCATTAAGAGGTAGAGATGCATTTATTGCTGATGGAGATCAGGCTTATATAGATCAAGTAATTTCAGAATGTTTAGCAAGCCCTTTAATTGACGAAACCAATCAAGCTCTTTTAAAGCGTTCAGAATCTGCTTTAATTTTATCATTCTTAGATGGTGGTTTTGAAGATGTGTATCATGGTTTTGGTGGTATTGGTTCCAAGTTTACCATCGCAAAAAGGTATCTAGATTTATTAGATAACAATAATGATCCAAGGTTAGAAAAAGTAGCAGTACCATCTGCTGTTGGTAATGCTTATCAAGGTTCAGCTATTGGTTCAAGAACTCAAATTGCCAGAGATGAATTGGTAACACCATCATCATTAATTATTGGGAATTCTACTACAGAAGTAGCAGATATTGTACCTGTAAAAGTATTATCTGCAAGTGAGTCTTATTTCTTACAGGCAGAAGCAGCAATGCTTGGTTATGGAGGTAATGCAAATACTTTATACCAAGAAGGAATTAGAGCTAGTATGAATTTTTGGCAAGTAAATGCTGCTGATGCATCAGACTTTATTACTAACGAACCTATTGCCAATTTATCTGGTTCTAATGAAGATCAACTTAAAATGATCTGGAACCAAAGATGGTTAAATTCTTTAATGAATGGTTATGAAGCATGGGCTCTTGTTAGAAGAACTAACTTAATTCCAGATTTAACAGACAACACTAACTTTTGGGTTACACAACCTAATAATGGCGCTATTCCTAAAAGGTTACCATATTCAAGTACAGAAGCAGTTTCTAATGCAGATAATGTAAATGCTGCAATTACTGCTCAAGGACCAGATGAAATGACCACTGCAATTTGGTGGGACAGAAACTAAAACAATTATAATTTGTCTTTATTGATTTAGCAAACGGAGGACAACGTTTTTCGTTTGCTTTTATTAAAAACGTATTACCTATAAAATAGAATTATTGTGAAAGTTACAGATTGTAAAAGTATAGCTTACACTCCTGCAGGAAAATTTGAGGAAACTCGTTTCGAAAAAATACACAATATTATTTTCGAAAGCTCTGATAAAGCATCTATTCTTGTAGCGCAAGAAATAGCCAATTTAATAAGAGCCAAGCAAAGCAAAAACAAACCTTGCGTTCTTGGTTTAGCTACTGGTTCATCACCAATTAAGGTGTATGAAGAGTTAATAAGAATGCATAATGAAGAAAGCTTAAGCTTTGCGAACGTTATCACTTTTAACCTAGACGAATATTATCCTATGGATAAAAGTAACATTCAAAGTTATTTTTATTTCATGCATGAACACCTTTTTAATCATATAGATATTCTACCAGAAAACATTAACATTCCAGATGGTAATGTAAGTACAGAAGATTTATACCAATCTTGCATAGATTACGAAATGAAAATTAAGGCTTATGGAGGGTTAGATTTTCAACTATTAGGTATTGGTAGAACAGGTCATATTGGTTTTAATGAACCAGGTTCTCATTTAAATTCTGGCACAAGAAGCATTACTTTAGATCATATTACACGTGTAGATGCAGCACCTGCTTTTTTAGGTATAGATAATGTGCCAAGAAAGGCAATAACTATGGGTATAGGTACTGTACTTGCAGCAAAAAGAATAGTTTTATTAGGTTGGGGTTCTAACAAAGCAAAAATTTTAAAAGAAACTATAGAAGGTGAAATTACCTCAGAAGTACCTGCAACTTACCTACAAAATCATAACAATACAACCTTCATTATAGATGAAGGTGCTTCATCTGAATTAACTCGTGTAAAAACACCTTGGTTGGTCACATCTTGTGTTTGGAATGATGCTTTAAAAATGAAAGCTGTGCTTTGGTTAGCAGAACTTTTAAATAAATCTATTTTAAAATTAACAGACAAAGATTATAATGATTATGGTATGTCTGGCCTTTTAACAGAAGAAGGTACATCTTACAACTTAAATATTAAGATGTTTAACAAGCTACAAAACACCATTACAGGTTGGCCAGGAGGAAAACCAAATGCAGACGATTCTAAAAGACCAGAACGTGCTAGTATTCCT contains the following coding sequences:
- a CDS encoding SusD/RagB family nutrient-binding outer membrane lipoprotein, whose translation is MKILKFIAISFIASTLFLGCTDGFEEINTDPYNPTEAPVQGIMAAVQYYEFAEPRFLTWRGNLIYSSQFANQFSYNYAGAWFGADAFQNNQGWTNAIFDNSYKKVTLSSRNLLKTYTETNDVNGVAVSKIMMSWFFQKMTDIYGDIPYSDVIGAELILENPKPTYDSQSSIYKGIIDDLKVQIDAIGSSTTIIAGAEGDYVYQGDPQKWKTFANTLRLRMALRGRDAFIADGDQAYIDQVISECLASPLIDETNQALLKRSESALILSFLDGGFEDVYHGFGGIGSKFTIAKRYLDLLDNNNDPRLEKVAVPSAVGNAYQGSAIGSRTQIARDELVTPSSLIIGNSTTEVADIVPVKVLSASESYFLQAEAAMLGYGGNANTLYQEGIRASMNFWQVNAADASDFITNEPIANLSGSNEDQLKMIWNQRWLNSLMNGYEAWALVRRTNLIPDLTDNTNFWVTQPNNGAIPKRLPYSSTEAVSNADNVNAAITAQGPDEMTTAIWWDRN
- the nagB gene encoding glucosamine-6-phosphate deaminase; this encodes MIVKVTDCKSIAYTPAGKFEETRFEKIHNIIFESSDKASILVAQEIANLIRAKQSKNKPCVLGLATGSSPIKVYEELIRMHNEESLSFANVITFNLDEYYPMDKSNIQSYFYFMHEHLFNHIDILPENINIPDGNVSTEDLYQSCIDYEMKIKAYGGLDFQLLGIGRTGHIGFNEPGSHLNSGTRSITLDHITRVDAAPAFLGIDNVPRKAITMGIGTVLAAKRIVLLGWGSNKAKILKETIEGEITSEVPATYLQNHNNTTFIIDEGASSELTRVKTPWLVTSCVWNDALKMKAVLWLAELLNKSILKLTDKDYNDYGMSGLLTEEGTSYNLNIKMFNKLQNTITGWPGGKPNADDSKRPERASIPKKRVIIFSPHPDDDVISMGGTFDRLVTQGHEVHIAYQTSGNIAVSDEEALKFAEVTQTLCPDCKETQSIIKFLKIKTENDIDSEEVRNLKGFIRRSESLAATRYLGLEDNNVHFLDLPFYETGTIKKKNISEQDINIMCNLIDDIKPHQIYAAGDLADPHGTHKVCLDAIFESLNVLKHQTYMNDCWVWLYKGAWHEWESYQIDMAVPMSPDQVLRKRHAIFFHQSQKDGVMFQGSDSREFWVRAEDRNRLTAKKYNELGLADYAAIEAFKRYHF